A DNA window from Actinomadura luzonensis contains the following coding sequences:
- a CDS encoding snapalysin family zinc-dependent metalloprotease, with amino-acid sequence MSRTLRLALSLLLGLALLLVTSPARAAATVLRYDASRAAEFVSAVNQAAQIWNAGVANVRLVAGTPANFVVVADNGWPRALPTSLGRGTVWMGRQATSQGYDPVRVAAHEIGHILGLPDRRTGLCADLMSGSSAPVSCTNAYPSAAERAAVDRNFAGTATPQVEFDRLHVDR; translated from the coding sequence ATGTCAAGAACTCTGCGTCTCGCGCTGTCCCTCCTGCTCGGGCTGGCTCTGCTCCTGGTCACCTCGCCGGCCCGGGCGGCGGCCACGGTGCTGCGCTACGACGCGAGCCGGGCGGCCGAGTTCGTCTCCGCCGTGAACCAGGCCGCCCAGATCTGGAACGCCGGCGTGGCGAACGTCCGGCTCGTGGCCGGCACGCCGGCGAACTTCGTCGTCGTCGCCGACAACGGCTGGCCCCGCGCCCTGCCCACGAGCCTCGGCCGCGGCACGGTCTGGATGGGCCGCCAGGCCACCTCCCAGGGCTACGACCCGGTCCGCGTCGCCGCGCACGAGATCGGGCACATCCTGGGCCTGCCGGACCGGCGCACCGGCCTGTGCGCCGACCTCATGTCGGGCTCCAGCGCGCCGGTGAGCTGCACGAACGCCTACCCGAGCGCCGCCGAGCGGGCCGCGGTGGACCGCAACTTCGCCGGGACGGCGACGCCGCAGGTGGAGTTCGACCGGCTGCACGTGGACCGCTGA
- a CDS encoding ABC transporter ATP-binding protein, which produces MPDEPLELGEIAPSDYYIHRDTMAGVGFLTIARRLPSLIAQALRMAWTASPRDTVTTVSLSLLGGIVTAFGLLATTGVLTALFSEGPTPGRVLAALPSLLLVGAAAVVRTLLQAGAGWAEARLSPQIQRAAEQRLYSLTSRVELVAFDDPDFHDALERAEGRGASIAGSVVSAAVDVVTSLVGLAAAAGVLGLLHPLLLPLLLLAVLPDAWAAVRSARQRYSTMFGLGPARRRKWIISKLLADRGPAAEVRAFTMRHFLLRVYDAVARAEQEEMLKLVRRQTLTRLVGNALSGLGSAVVYVALGLLLAFGAIPLAVAGTAVLAIRSSQSSLSSLMYTTNGLYEQGLYFTDFLRFCADAERRLVPPRPLPAPEGFDRITAESLTFTYPGAEQPALREVSVEIKRGEIVAFVGENGSGKTTLSKILAGLYEPDTGTVRWDDTDLRQVSPDDLRLRTAVIAQDHTRWPLTARYNITMGTDKGEPALLSAAAVAGADEVVEGLPHGYRTLLDRRFKDGQELSGGQWQRIAVARGFHRDADLLICDEPTAALDARAEHALFERIRTHADGRTVLLITHRLASVRHADRIYVLEHGKVVEQGDHETLLALGGLYAELYTLQASAYR; this is translated from the coding sequence ATGCCCGATGAGCCCCTCGAACTCGGCGAGATCGCGCCCTCCGACTACTACATCCACCGTGACACCATGGCCGGGGTCGGCTTCCTGACCATCGCCAGGCGGCTGCCCTCCCTCATCGCGCAGGCACTCCGCATGGCCTGGACGGCGAGCCCGCGCGACACCGTGACCACGGTCTCGCTCAGCCTGCTCGGCGGCATCGTCACCGCGTTCGGGCTGCTGGCCACCACCGGCGTGCTCACCGCCCTGTTCAGCGAGGGGCCGACCCCCGGCCGGGTGCTGGCCGCGCTGCCCAGCCTGCTCCTGGTCGGCGCCGCCGCGGTGGTGCGCACCCTGCTGCAGGCGGGCGCCGGGTGGGCCGAGGCCCGGCTGAGCCCCCAGATCCAGCGCGCCGCCGAGCAGCGGCTCTACAGCCTGACCAGCCGGGTCGAGCTGGTCGCCTTCGACGACCCCGACTTCCACGACGCCCTCGAACGCGCCGAAGGCCGGGGCGCGAGCATCGCCGGCTCGGTCGTGTCGGCGGCCGTCGACGTGGTCACCTCGCTCGTCGGCCTCGCCGCGGCGGCCGGCGTGCTCGGCCTGCTGCACCCCCTGCTGCTGCCGCTGCTCCTGCTGGCCGTGCTGCCCGACGCCTGGGCCGCGGTGCGCAGCGCCCGCCAGCGCTACTCGACCATGTTCGGGCTCGGCCCGGCCCGCCGCCGCAAGTGGATCATCAGCAAGCTCCTCGCCGACCGCGGGCCCGCCGCCGAGGTCCGCGCGTTCACCATGCGGCACTTCCTGCTGCGCGTCTACGACGCGGTGGCGCGGGCCGAGCAGGAGGAGATGCTCAAGCTGGTCAGGCGGCAGACACTCACCCGGCTCGTCGGCAACGCCCTCAGCGGCCTCGGCAGCGCCGTCGTCTACGTCGCGCTCGGCCTGCTGCTGGCGTTCGGCGCGATCCCGCTCGCCGTGGCCGGCACCGCCGTCCTCGCCATCCGCTCCAGCCAGAGCTCGCTGTCCAGCCTCATGTACACCACCAACGGCCTGTACGAGCAGGGGCTCTACTTCACCGACTTCCTGCGGTTCTGCGCCGACGCCGAGCGCCGCCTGGTGCCGCCGCGCCCGCTGCCCGCCCCCGAGGGCTTCGACCGCATCACCGCCGAGAGCCTGACCTTCACCTACCCGGGGGCGGAGCAGCCCGCCTTACGCGAGGTTTCCGTCGAGATCAAGCGGGGCGAGATCGTGGCGTTCGTCGGCGAGAACGGCTCCGGCAAGACCACCCTGTCGAAGATCCTCGCCGGCCTGTACGAACCGGACACCGGAACGGTCCGCTGGGACGACACCGACCTGCGCCAGGTCAGCCCCGACGACCTGCGCCTGCGCACCGCCGTCATCGCCCAGGACCACACCCGCTGGCCGCTCACCGCCCGCTACAACATCACCATGGGCACCGACAAGGGCGAGCCCGCCCTGCTCTCGGCCGCCGCCGTCGCCGGCGCCGACGAGGTCGTCGAGGGCCTGCCGCACGGCTACCGCACCCTGCTCGACCGCCGCTTCAAGGACGGCCAGGAGCTGTCCGGCGGCCAGTGGCAGCGCATCGCCGTCGCCCGCGGCTTCCACCGCGACGCCGACCTGCTCATCTGCGACGAGCCCACCGCCGCCCTCGACGCCCGTGCCGAGCACGCCCTGTTCGAACGCATCCGCACCCACGCCGACGGCCGCACCGTCCTGCTCATCACCCACCGCCTGGCCAGCGTCCGGCACGCCGACCGCATCTACGTCCTCGAGCACGGCAAGGTCGTCGAGCAGGGCGACCACGAGACGCTGCTCGCGCTGGGCGGCCTGTACGCCGAGCTCTACACCCTCCAGGCCAGCGCCTACCGGTGA